The Leptospira bouyouniensis genome contains a region encoding:
- a CDS encoding EAL domain-containing protein: protein MFTTESTEGNQFWNETYFVPHFQPIVNAINRSISAYEVLGRQFNPEENTYHSLGGLFHNREHDPVPVYNIDRILREKAVQTLKESNLRTKLFFNMMPNFLSRVHNTDLFAENFHIIQLIEKYGIDRNQVVIEITEDEFDGSIDRLIQIVQIFRDYGLKIAIDDLGTGFSNLERIGYLHPDIMKVDIKIMRESLNKNSFKQVLGAISEMSQKLGSQLLFEGIENEEEVNLALSMGANLLQGYYFSTPNPHFLNRNTFSDKMKSVLENFSSVRSRELREKGIREQKIIDQLQDLFYELSDSKEEDFPFRFGQILGSLPREILKVFVCDAEGYQITPTYDLDRMNGGYLERSRQIGNNYAWKPYFLKHKEESERFRKKWGVTYPLYDINNQNQYVIFTFSLMAGKILVAQVSWSE from the coding sequence ATGTTCACAACGGAATCAACGGAAGGAAACCAGTTTTGGAACGAGACATATTTTGTCCCTCATTTCCAACCCATCGTCAACGCCATCAATCGCTCTATTTCGGCCTACGAAGTATTGGGACGTCAGTTCAATCCTGAGGAGAATACCTACCATTCCTTAGGTGGTTTATTCCACAATCGCGAACACGACCCAGTTCCCGTTTATAATATTGATCGGATTTTACGGGAAAAGGCCGTACAAACTCTCAAGGAAAGTAACCTTCGGACCAAATTGTTTTTTAATATGATGCCGAACTTCCTTTCGCGTGTGCACAATACTGATCTTTTTGCTGAAAATTTCCATATCATCCAACTCATCGAAAAATACGGGATCGACCGCAACCAGGTTGTGATTGAGATCACAGAAGATGAATTTGATGGATCCATTGACCGGCTCATCCAAATCGTTCAGATCTTTCGTGATTATGGCTTAAAAATTGCCATTGATGATTTAGGGACTGGTTTTTCCAACTTAGAACGTATTGGTTATCTCCATCCAGATATCATGAAAGTGGATATCAAAATCATGCGTGAGAGTTTAAACAAAAACTCTTTCAAACAAGTCCTGGGTGCCATATCCGAAATGAGCCAAAAACTTGGGAGCCAACTTCTGTTTGAAGGAATTGAAAACGAAGAAGAAGTGAATCTTGCGCTTTCCATGGGAGCCAATCTTCTCCAAGGGTATTATTTTTCGACTCCGAACCCACATTTTTTAAATCGAAATACATTTTCTGATAAGATGAAGTCCGTCCTTGAGAACTTCTCGAGTGTCAGGTCGAGGGAACTTAGAGAAAAAGGGATCCGGGAACAAAAGATCATCGACCAATTGCAAGATTTGTTTTATGAACTTTCGGATTCCAAAGAAGAGGACTTTCCTTTTCGATTTGGACAAATCCTCGGTTCCCTCCCAAGGGAAATCTTAAAGGTATTTGTATGTGATGCGGAAGGGTACCAAATTACTCCCACTTACGATTTGGATCGGATGAATGGTGGTTATTTGGAGCGTTCGAGGCAAATTGGTAATAACTACGCTTGGAAACCTTATTTTTTAAAACACAAAGAGGAATCGGAACGGTTTCGCAAAAAATGGGGTGTGACCTATCCACTGTATGATATTAACAATCAAAACCAATATGTGATCTTTACTTTTTCTCTCATGGCAGGTAAGATCCTTGTGGCACAAGTGAGTTGGTCGGAATAG
- a CDS encoding sugar phosphate nucleotidyltransferase, with amino-acid sequence MRFQEDSIDCVDFILKKDEVLTIILGGGKGTRLLPLTEKRSKPAVSFGGKYRLIDIPISNSLNSGFEKIFILTQFNSYSLNRHINRTYATNNIHQKSFVEIIAAEQTVSSANWFEGTADAVRKVLPYIREQKPKYVLILSGDQLYNMDLADFMQSHLMDPETQISVATNAIPEDQIYGLGIVKAGIGGTIQEFIEKPQDLSQVESCRTENGSFLANMGIYIFNTSTLIEVLEDRGMADFGKEILPKAIKERKVKAYTYDGYWEDIGTIKAFYEANLMLTDHIPKFNLYLEKTPIYTRARALPPSKINQAVVNQALISEGTILNQCEVHRSIIGVRQLIASGTKIYDSIIMGLDHYGYFDRKSGKIPIGIGPNCEIRRTIVDKDCAIGANVRLLNEQNLQEYEDDYIRIRDGIIVVPRHSAIPDGYTI; translated from the coding sequence ATGCGATTCCAAGAAGACTCAATCGACTGTGTGGATTTTATCTTAAAAAAAGATGAAGTACTGACAATCATTTTAGGTGGAGGAAAAGGAACAAGGCTTCTACCTCTTACGGAAAAAAGATCCAAACCCGCCGTGAGTTTTGGCGGGAAGTATCGTTTGATTGATATCCCCATCTCCAATTCTTTAAACAGTGGATTCGAAAAAATTTTCATCCTAACACAGTTTAACTCATATTCGCTGAACCGTCACATCAATAGGACCTACGCTACAAATAACATCCACCAAAAAAGTTTTGTGGAAATCATTGCCGCTGAACAAACGGTTTCCAGTGCCAATTGGTTTGAAGGTACAGCCGATGCAGTTAGAAAAGTTTTACCTTATATTAGAGAACAAAAACCAAAATATGTCCTCATCCTATCCGGTGACCAATTGTATAACATGGATTTGGCTGACTTTATGCAAAGCCATTTGATGGATCCTGAAACCCAAATTTCTGTTGCAACCAATGCAATCCCAGAAGACCAAATTTATGGATTGGGAATTGTCAAAGCAGGGATCGGGGGAACCATACAAGAGTTCATTGAAAAACCTCAAGATCTCTCGCAAGTGGAATCTTGCCGCACAGAGAATGGATCATTCCTTGCCAATATGGGGATTTATATTTTTAATACTTCTACGTTAATCGAAGTTTTAGAAGACAGGGGTATGGCTGACTTTGGTAAAGAAATCCTTCCAAAAGCCATAAAAGAACGGAAGGTAAAAGCGTATACTTACGATGGTTATTGGGAAGACATTGGAACCATTAAGGCATTCTACGAAGCCAATTTGATGTTAACCGACCACATTCCCAAATTCAATTTATACTTAGAAAAAACCCCGATTTATACAAGGGCGAGGGCACTCCCACCGTCAAAGATCAATCAGGCGGTGGTCAACCAAGCTTTGATTTCAGAAGGGACAATTCTTAACCAATGTGAGGTGCATCGTTCCATCATTGGGGTACGGCAACTCATTGCTTCTGGCACAAAAATCTACGATTCCATCATCATGGGACTCGACCATTACGGATACTTTGATAGGAAGTCAGGGAAAATCCCTATCGGCATAGGACCTAACTGCGAAATACGACGGACAATTGTCGATAAAGATTGTGCTATCGGCGCCAACGTTCGGCTGTTAAACGAACAAAATTTACAAGAATACGAAGATGATTACATCCGCATCCGAGATGGGATCATTGTTGTACCAAGACACTCTGCCATCCCAGATGGATATACTATTTGA
- the purQ gene encoding phosphoribosylformylglycinamidine synthase subunit PurQ codes for MKVRVVTFPGSNCDKDVGSVLQDSFQADVQYTWYKESFDDIPDLVVLPGGFSFGDYLRCGAMAKFSPSMESVVKYANKGGKVLGVCNGFQILTESGLLPGALLHNRTLKYICKDVDLVPVKENAFANHFSGKLSIPIAHGEGAYFADESTLERLEKNGQIVFRYEENPNGSLHDIAGICNEKGNVLGMMPHPERAMNPYTGKMDGKQILEALLKN; via the coding sequence ATGAAAGTCCGAGTGGTTACCTTTCCCGGAAGTAATTGTGATAAAGATGTAGGTTCTGTTTTACAGGATTCATTCCAAGCAGATGTTCAGTACACTTGGTACAAAGAATCATTTGATGACATACCAGATTTAGTGGTCTTACCTGGTGGTTTTTCTTTTGGTGATTACCTGCGTTGCGGAGCGATGGCAAAGTTTAGTCCGTCTATGGAATCAGTCGTGAAGTATGCGAACAAAGGTGGAAAGGTACTGGGTGTATGCAATGGATTCCAAATCTTAACGGAATCGGGACTGCTCCCTGGTGCACTCCTACACAATCGTACTTTGAAATACATTTGTAAAGATGTGGATCTTGTTCCTGTCAAAGAGAATGCATTTGCGAATCATTTCAGTGGAAAATTATCCATTCCCATTGCACATGGGGAAGGTGCTTATTTTGCTGATGAATCAACTTTAGAACGATTAGAAAAAAATGGGCAGATTGTGTTTCGATATGAGGAAAACCCAAATGGATCCCTTCATGACATCGCAGGGATCTGTAATGAAAAAGGAAATGTCCTTGGAATGATGCCACACCCAGAACGGGCCATGAATCCATACACGGGAAAAATGGACGGCAAACAAATCTTAGAAGCTCTGTTAAAAAATTAA
- the purS gene encoding phosphoribosylformylglycinamidine synthase subunit PurS, with product MFVAKINVTLKESVLDPQGQTVLRTLHDQGKGQIQDLRVGKYIEIKLNASSLKEAEEIAQGICESVLVNQVIETYKLVVESQ from the coding sequence ATGTTTGTCGCAAAAATAAACGTCACCCTCAAAGAATCGGTCCTTGACCCCCAAGGACAAACTGTTCTCCGAACCCTTCACGACCAAGGTAAGGGGCAAATCCAAGACTTACGTGTTGGTAAATACATTGAAATCAAACTCAATGCCTCGTCTTTAAAAGAAGCAGAAGAAATAGCCCAAGGAATCTGTGAATCCGTCCTTGTGAACCAAGTGATTGAGACTTACAAATTGGTGGTTGAGTCTCAATGA
- a CDS encoding phosphoribosylaminoimidazolesuccinocarboxamide synthase: MIPSPHYKGKVRDVYDLGDELLLVATDRISAFDVVFSEPVLDKGKILTRISTNWFRYFGNIPNHLVSDDPNQFPLPYKNEESLVGRSVLVKKAKRIDFECVVRGYLTGSAWKEYTQFGTIAETAYPKGIQESYKFPSPIFTPARKNDSGHDENVSEETMEKEVGTVLFQKVKQISLKLYQEAHDLMAKQGILLCDTKFEFGLIGDEPILIDEILTPDSSRYWDASTYALGKTPASFDKQILRNWLESTSWDKNPPPPKLPESLIQELRKKYLELEDKINLCLSQK, encoded by the coding sequence ATGATTCCAAGTCCACATTACAAGGGAAAGGTGAGAGATGTTTACGACCTAGGGGATGAGTTACTGCTTGTCGCAACCGATCGTATTTCTGCCTTTGATGTTGTCTTCTCTGAACCCGTTTTGGACAAAGGAAAGATCCTTACAAGAATCTCGACAAACTGGTTTCGGTATTTTGGTAATATTCCCAATCATTTGGTTTCGGATGATCCCAATCAATTTCCCCTTCCTTACAAAAATGAGGAGAGTTTGGTGGGACGTTCTGTTCTTGTTAAAAAAGCAAAACGAATTGATTTTGAATGTGTCGTGCGTGGTTATTTGACAGGTTCTGCGTGGAAAGAATATACACAATTCGGGACAATCGCTGAGACCGCTTACCCAAAAGGAATCCAAGAATCTTACAAATTCCCTTCTCCCATTTTCACACCTGCTCGGAAAAATGATTCTGGTCATGATGAAAATGTAAGTGAAGAAACCATGGAAAAGGAAGTAGGAACGGTTTTATTCCAAAAGGTAAAACAAATTTCCCTTAAGCTCTATCAAGAAGCCCATGATTTGATGGCAAAACAAGGAATCTTACTTTGTGATACAAAATTTGAATTTGGTCTGATAGGGGATGAGCCCATTCTGATCGATGAAATTTTAACTCCGGATTCATCTCGTTATTGGGATGCAAGCACCTATGCCCTTGGAAAAACACCTGCCAGTTTTGATAAACAAATCCTCAGAAATTGGCTAGAATCGACCTCCTGGGATAAAAATCCACCACCACCGAAACTGCCCGAATCCTTGATTCAGGAACTACGTAAAAAATACTTGGAATTGGAAGATAAAATCAACTTATGTTTGTCGCAAAAATAA
- a CDS encoding PP2C family protein-serine/threonine phosphatase produces MELKESQHTILIVDDVPENVELLKYLLLQEGFKTYTAYSAEEARLVLLNTSIDTLLLDVNMPNQDGFSFCRELRTMDQFKLLPILFITSIDREVGFQEAMKNGGDDFINKPFNKRELVAKIHSVIRLKDLQDELYQQKSKYEKELQTARRVQDQLIPEKSFIWNGIKAQTLFHPYLQIGGDFVDTWIEEKKLHIVIADCSGHGPSAALIGAMFKMQLFNLVANMGLKERVSHLRKNMELVLPEDYAITFCYAIIDQDLNLSYINGGHPAPIISMDGETKLLKGMSPMIMGINMITNDEVQSVSLKKGSKFFMYTDGASEAMNAKMEYITEDGMREIFHESVRSGEDILPTVQTKILEFCGTSTPSDDMAMVCIQL; encoded by the coding sequence ATGGAACTGAAGGAATCTCAACACACAATCCTTATCGTTGATGATGTTCCCGAAAATGTGGAACTTTTAAAATACCTTTTGTTACAAGAAGGTTTTAAGACATACACTGCCTATTCAGCCGAAGAAGCTCGGCTCGTACTTCTCAATACCTCGATTGATACACTTTTGCTTGATGTGAATATGCCAAATCAAGACGGGTTTTCGTTTTGTCGGGAACTTCGAACAATGGATCAGTTTAAATTACTTCCCATTTTATTCATTACGTCCATAGATCGTGAGGTTGGTTTCCAAGAAGCCATGAAGAATGGTGGTGATGATTTTATTAATAAACCTTTTAATAAACGAGAGTTAGTTGCCAAGATTCATTCGGTGATCCGTTTGAAAGATTTACAAGACGAACTTTACCAACAAAAAAGTAAATATGAGAAGGAGTTACAGACTGCACGTCGAGTTCAAGACCAACTCATACCCGAAAAAAGTTTTATATGGAATGGTATCAAAGCACAAACTTTGTTTCACCCTTACTTACAAATTGGTGGAGATTTTGTAGATACATGGATAGAAGAAAAGAAACTCCACATTGTAATTGCTGATTGTTCCGGCCACGGTCCAAGTGCTGCTCTTATTGGCGCAATGTTTAAGATGCAACTTTTTAATTTAGTGGCAAATATGGGTTTAAAGGAACGTGTTTCTCATTTGAGAAAAAATATGGAACTTGTATTACCTGAAGATTATGCAATTACCTTTTGTTATGCAATCATTGACCAAGATTTAAATTTGTCGTATATCAATGGGGGACACCCGGCTCCAATTATTTCTATGGATGGAGAAACAAAGTTACTGAAAGGTATGAGTCCCATGATTATGGGTATCAATATGATTACGAATGATGAGGTCCAATCGGTTTCTTTAAAAAAAGGATCCAAGTTTTTTATGTACACCGATGGGGCAAGCGAAGCAATGAATGCAAAAATGGAATACATAACGGAAGATGGAATGCGTGAAATCTTTCATGAATCAGTTCGTTCTGGAGAGGATATTTTGCCAACTGTACAAACAAAAATTTTAGAGTTTTGTGGAACTTCCACACCGAGCGATGATATGGCGATGGTGTGTATCCAATTATGA
- the ccsA gene encoding cytochrome c biogenesis protein CcsA, producing the protein MERKIKLIHPAFDYLFYLVVCLSLVFAVFVSILYPNVILEQGLSHRIFYLHVPVAWVALYGPLLSFLFSFVYLIRKDLLWDRLAFTANQLAFVFALGVLFSGPIWAYSAWGVPWDKTDARLQSFFILCISLLSYFIFRYLVPSRKKKATISAYLSLLCAVSAILTWGAIRWIENPGNHPGSVLGKGGMDSDMKQTMWLGVIAYHFLFLFLFLLSNRNEKIQEMRSILRSKLN; encoded by the coding sequence ATGGAACGTAAAATCAAACTGATTCACCCTGCTTTCGACTATCTATTCTATTTGGTTGTCTGCCTGTCGTTAGTGTTTGCTGTTTTTGTTTCCATCCTCTATCCGAATGTGATTTTGGAGCAGGGACTAAGCCATCGAATATTCTACCTCCACGTTCCAGTCGCCTGGGTAGCATTATACGGGCCTTTGTTATCTTTTTTATTTTCATTCGTGTATTTGATTCGAAAAGATCTTCTTTGGGACCGTTTAGCATTTACGGCAAACCAACTTGCTTTTGTCTTCGCATTGGGAGTTTTGTTTTCGGGTCCAATTTGGGCTTATAGTGCATGGGGTGTTCCTTGGGACAAAACAGATGCTAGGCTACAATCTTTCTTTATTTTATGTATTTCCTTACTCAGTTATTTTATATTTCGTTACTTGGTTCCTTCCCGGAAAAAAAAGGCTACGATATCAGCTTACCTCTCATTGCTCTGTGCAGTCAGTGCGATTCTAACTTGGGGTGCCATCCGTTGGATCGAAAATCCAGGAAACCATCCTGGTAGTGTTCTTGGTAAAGGAGGAATGGATAGTGATATGAAACAGACCATGTGGCTTGGTGTGATCGCTTATCACTTTTTATTTTTATTTTTGTTTTTACTTTCCAATCGAAACGAAAAAATCCAAGAAATGAGATCGATCCTCAGGTCAAAGTTAAATTAA
- a CDS encoding heme exporter protein CcmB, which yields MFLRLLKKDFYLIGRSLGGIVSLFTLSVSVVFIFYTSIEVNEMLSARSIRGLKWAIIFILNFVIISQSLWEERESMGWEASLSYVSPTLLYLSKSLTIWFCTILVNALLVLVLSVFFQNMSLDRYFGEWLFANLGSGCLVFLGVSLGVIAFESRLKEIIIPLLQLPFSIPLFLFGLEAENRYWSEVGFYLPSVGLLLFFLLFYGTLGSVMVETLKNE from the coding sequence TTGTTTCTTAGATTATTAAAAAAAGATTTTTATCTCATTGGTCGTTCTCTGGGTGGGATCGTATCGTTATTTACATTAAGTGTCTCTGTTGTTTTTATTTTTTATACTTCGATCGAAGTGAATGAGATGTTATCTGCGAGGAGTATCCGAGGTCTCAAGTGGGCCATCATATTCATTTTAAACTTTGTGATTATCAGCCAGAGTTTATGGGAAGAAAGGGAATCGATGGGATGGGAAGCAAGTTTAAGTTATGTCAGTCCTACCTTATTATATCTTAGTAAGTCGTTAACCATTTGGTTTTGTACGATCCTTGTGAATGCTCTCCTTGTTTTGGTATTGTCCGTTTTCTTTCAGAATATGAGTTTGGACCGGTATTTTGGTGAATGGCTTTTTGCCAATTTGGGGAGTGGGTGTTTGGTTTTTTTGGGAGTATCCCTTGGCGTGATTGCATTCGAAAGCCGTTTGAAAGAAATTATCATCCCACTTTTACAATTACCTTTCTCCATCCCATTGTTTTTATTTGGATTAGAAGCTGAGAATCGGTATTGGTCTGAGGTCGGATTTTACTTACCATCTGTTGGACTACTTTTGTTTTTCCTTTTATTTTATGGAACCTTAGGTTCAGTGATGGTGGAAACCTTAAAGAATGAGTAG
- a CDS encoding ABC transporter ATP-binding protein yields MNRILLETKGLTITVGEKTILREVNLSFFEKGLVAVLGENGAGKSTLLKKIYHESLSSPHWHWPNGKRKVTYLGHELGFYSSLSLEENLNYFASLDGTHSLERRQELLKLFRLEKRIWDPIHLFSRGMKQKVAIMRVLLSNAEVILFDEPYTGLDSESSQILSSILNYEKESKLILAVLHSFPKDLHCSRTISIQQGKVFVS; encoded by the coding sequence ATGAACCGAATACTTTTGGAGACAAAAGGACTCACTATTACTGTCGGCGAAAAAACCATCTTGAGAGAGGTGAATCTTAGTTTTTTTGAAAAAGGTTTGGTAGCCGTATTAGGTGAAAATGGAGCCGGTAAATCTACATTACTCAAAAAAATTTATCATGAATCTTTATCCTCTCCTCATTGGCATTGGCCTAATGGGAAACGGAAAGTTACTTACCTTGGGCACGAATTAGGTTTTTATTCATCGCTCAGTTTAGAGGAAAATCTGAATTATTTTGCTAGTTTGGACGGAACCCATTCTTTGGAGCGAAGGCAAGAACTGCTAAAACTGTTCCGATTGGAGAAACGGATTTGGGATCCCATCCATTTGTTTTCTCGTGGTATGAAACAAAAGGTAGCTATCATGAGAGTTTTACTTTCTAATGCAGAAGTCATTTTATTTGATGAACCATATACTGGACTCGATTCTGAATCTTCCCAAATTTTAAGTTCCATTCTAAATTATGAAAAAGAATCCAAATTGATACTTGCTGTTCTCCATTCCTTTCCAAAGGACTTACACTGTTCTCGAACGATTTCCATTCAGCAGGGGAAAGTTTTTGTTTCTTAG
- a CDS encoding tetratricopeptide repeat protein, translated as MFHSLFTFALLFLFPSLLWGQKLIGNKEYPEILWGKDEEFDTTDFPNGSFIYHKDDFILARGKLYTGEPPKSNGSFVYGTETITNSGKWNNDTIDILLNGKANERGEVIKRLEAGIRFDPQFFPFRYNLGRLYSLEMKYEKALVEFEYAKAEMPDYYKTYLHIGILSEITRQIYYAILNYKLAVEKNPYDTEALIRLADHYLATGLKNRALLYLNKALKIEEESPNVKLGFARLEMEKGNYHIAYKIFNRTSLTTAEGKVKPYDKKFHYYFAETASKVTDYETAEEQYTKMLSFANDPFFATVSSKVIARRRDIAKKFAEAKRTQLDDSEEEVTPPNE; from the coding sequence ATGTTCCATTCGCTGTTTACATTCGCACTTCTGTTTTTATTCCCGAGCCTACTCTGGGGACAAAAACTAATTGGGAACAAGGAATACCCAGAGATCCTTTGGGGAAAAGATGAAGAATTCGACACCACCGATTTCCCCAACGGTTCTTTTATTTACCATAAAGATGACTTCATCCTGGCACGAGGAAAGTTGTATACAGGTGAACCACCAAAATCCAATGGAAGTTTTGTCTACGGAACAGAAACCATTACCAATTCAGGCAAATGGAATAATGATACCATTGACATCCTTTTGAATGGAAAAGCAAACGAGCGTGGTGAAGTGATCAAACGTTTGGAAGCGGGGATCCGATTTGACCCGCAATTTTTCCCTTTCCGTTATAATTTAGGAAGATTGTATTCCTTGGAAATGAAATATGAAAAGGCATTGGTAGAATTTGAATATGCGAAAGCAGAAATGCCAGATTACTATAAAACCTACTTGCACATAGGAATCCTTTCCGAAATCACACGGCAAATTTATTATGCGATTTTGAATTATAAACTTGCTGTAGAAAAAAATCCCTATGATACAGAAGCTTTGATCCGCCTAGCAGACCATTATCTTGCCACTGGTTTAAAAAACAGAGCCTTACTTTATTTAAACAAAGCCTTAAAAATTGAAGAAGAGAGTCCAAATGTAAAACTTGGTTTTGCCCGTCTTGAAATGGAAAAAGGGAATTACCATATTGCTTATAAAATATTTAATCGGACTAGCCTTACAACTGCAGAAGGAAAAGTAAAACCTTACGATAAAAAGTTTCATTATTATTTTGCAGAAACTGCATCGAAAGTGACAGACTATGAAACAGCTGAAGAACAATACACGAAGATGTTAAGTTTTGCCAATGATCCTTTTTTTGCAACAGTCTCTTCCAAAGTTATAGCCAGGAGACGTGATATAGCGAAAAAATTTGCAGAGGCAAAACGAACTCAATTGGATGATTCAGAAGAAGAAGTAACCCCGCCGAATGAATGA
- a CDS encoding ABC transporter ATP-binding protein: protein MFNIKNLSVSIGNRILLKDVSFAAKPNQITGLIGKSGSGKSTLFRLALGLLSKSDGYRWSGSIEWMGLSLGRSFYPSLQPVFQDPFGSFSPFGTIGDLLLEPIRIQKKFFLTGEESNKQNEKIQFYCEQFDLPISLLSKTKQELSGGQLQRFAILRALLANPEYLLLDEPVTALDVLVQKKIAEELKSLNRREKIGMLIVSHDLGFLSYMCDEIFVLEDGLITESGSPKEILKHPSSKLLKELLESKAHSFGGVTSSSESSN, encoded by the coding sequence ATGTTTAATATCAAAAATCTTTCTGTTTCGATAGGAAATCGGATTTTATTAAAAGATGTATCGTTTGCTGCAAAACCAAACCAAATAACCGGTCTCATTGGGAAATCTGGATCAGGAAAATCGACTTTATTTCGGTTGGCACTTGGTCTTCTCTCTAAGTCTGATGGTTATCGATGGAGTGGATCCATCGAATGGATGGGTTTGTCACTTGGTCGTAGTTTTTATCCCAGTTTGCAGCCAGTTTTTCAAGATCCTTTTGGCAGTTTTTCTCCCTTCGGAACCATTGGCGATTTGTTACTCGAACCAATTCGAATCCAAAAGAAATTTTTTCTCACTGGAGAAGAGAGCAACAAACAAAACGAAAAAATTCAATTTTATTGTGAACAATTTGATTTGCCAATTTCTCTTTTAAGTAAAACGAAACAAGAGTTAAGTGGTGGTCAGTTGCAACGATTTGCAATTCTTAGGGCACTTCTAGCCAATCCAGAATACCTTTTATTGGATGAACCTGTAACCGCTTTAGATGTTTTAGTTCAGAAAAAAATTGCAGAAGAATTAAAATCGCTCAATAGAAGAGAAAAAATAGGGATGCTTATTGTTTCCCACGATTTAGGATTTTTATCCTATATGTGTGATGAAATTTTTGTATTAGAAGATGGTTTGATTACTGAATCAGGTAGTCCAAAAGAAATTTTAAAACATCCAAGTTCAAAACTTTTAAAAGAGCTTTTAGAATCTAAAGCTCATTCATTCGGCGGGGTTACTTCTTCTTCTGAATCATCCAATTGA
- a CDS encoding hydroxymethylglutaryl-CoA lyase, whose translation MIRGRNITLEKVKITEVGPRDGLQNEKTIFSTQDKFEFVNRLVESGAKHIELTSFVRKDRIPQMADAIELSAMVLPKYSSDVQFSCLTPNTKGYEAAKIAGFKEVAVFTATSESFTKKNINMTVMESFSSFQPIFDFAKTDGIKVRGYISTVVACPYEGKIQPEKTLEIAERLLDAGAYEISLGETIGVAVPDEIESLLEVLLKKIPSSYLNCHFHDTYGMAIANTKQALSMGIRSFDSSAGGLGGCPYAKGAAGNVATEDLVYFLTREGYDTGINLEELVKVSQFVESKLERNLNSRTYIAKKNVG comes from the coding sequence ATGATAAGGGGAAGGAATATTACATTGGAGAAAGTCAAAATCACAGAAGTAGGACCAAGAGACGGATTACAAAATGAAAAAACCATTTTCTCTACTCAGGATAAATTTGAATTCGTTAACCGTCTAGTAGAATCTGGTGCCAAACACATCGAACTCACTTCTTTTGTGAGAAAGGATCGTATTCCACAAATGGCAGATGCAATTGAACTTTCCGCAATGGTATTGCCAAAATATTCAAGTGACGTACAATTTTCTTGCTTAACTCCTAATACAAAAGGTTATGAAGCGGCAAAAATTGCAGGGTTTAAAGAAGTAGCAGTGTTTACCGCAACCTCTGAATCATTTACAAAAAAAAACATCAACATGACTGTGATGGAAAGTTTTTCTTCCTTCCAACCCATATTCGATTTTGCAAAAACAGACGGAATCAAAGTAAGAGGATATATTTCAACCGTTGTTGCCTGTCCTTATGAAGGTAAAATCCAACCAGAAAAAACACTGGAAATCGCTGAACGACTCTTAGATGCAGGGGCTTATGAAATTTCCCTTGGTGAAACCATAGGAGTTGCTGTTCCAGATGAAATAGAATCTCTCCTCGAGGTCCTTTTGAAGAAAATCCCTTCTTCTTATCTCAATTGCCATTTTCATGATACTTACGGAATGGCAATTGCCAATACCAAACAAGCTCTTAGTATGGGAATTCGTAGTTTTGATAGTTCAGCAGGTGGACTTGGCGGTTGTCCGTACGCAAAAGGTGCAGCAGGCAATGTTGCCACAGAAGACTTGGTATATTTTCTAACACGGGAAGGGTATGATACAGGCATTAACCTTGAGGAACTTGTAAAAGTAAGTCAGTTTGTGGAATCAAAACTGGAAAGGAATTTAAATTCAAGAACATATATAGCCAAAAAAAATGTCGGATGA